In the Salvelinus fontinalis isolate EN_2023a chromosome 34, ASM2944872v1, whole genome shotgun sequence genome, one interval contains:
- the LOC129833857 gene encoding dnaJ homolog subfamily A member 3, mitochondrial-like isoform X1 produces MQVKWRHGHAQSPLSNSSRVMMASSAARCSTRWITVAVSSGHRPACCALAPSSNGGLRSLSTFGAQKIWSGSNAMRGGTGNALTLRGLSVPGVKSPHVICTLSFHTSAPASNKQDFYTVLEVPRTATQKEIKKAYYQMAKKYHPDTNKEDPKAKEKFAQLAEAYEVLSDEVKRKQYDTYGVAGFDASQAGGGGHQQYWSGQANSVDPEELFRKIFGEFSGSRGFGDFNAVFDQPQEFIMELTFTQAAKGVNKEMAFNTEASCQRCDGKGSEPGTKVVHCHYCNGSGMETVNTGPFVMRSTCRRCNGKGTVISTPCNSCHGTGQTRQKKTVMVPVPAGVEDGQTVRMPVGKKEVFITFRVQKSPVFRRDGADIHSDVLISVAQAVLGGTARAQGLYETVNLSIPAGVQTDQRILLSGKGIARISGYGYGDHYIHVKVRVPKILTDRQKALLMSYAEDETEVEGTVNGVTSTTAGGGSSGKQSEAGQDRQEEVGESKQERGFFTKLKQLFRST; encoded by the exons ATGCAAGTAAAGTGGCGTCACGGACATGCGCAGTCCCCGCTGAGTAACAGCAGTAGAGTAATGATGGCGTCCTCAGCGGCTCGCTGCTCCACACGTTGGATAACAGTTGCCGTGTCCTCCGGTCACCGTCCTGCTTGTTGTGCTCTGGCCCCTTCTTCTAATGGAGGCTTAAGAAGTCTGTCGACTTTTGGAGCACAGAAAATCTGGTCAGGAAGCAATGCAATGCGTGGGGGCACGGGGAATGCGTTGACATTGAGAGGGCTGTCAG TTCCAGGTGTTAAATCTCCCCATGTCATCTGCACGCTGTCCTTCCACACAAGTGCCCCAGCCTCCAACAAGCAGGACTTCTACACGGTGTTGGAGGTACCACGCACTGCCACCCAGAAAGAGATCAAGAAAGCATattaccag ATGGCTAAGAAGTATCACCCTGACACCAACAAGGAAGACCCTAAGGCCAAGGAGAAATTTGCTCAGCTGGCTGAGGCTTATGAG GTGCTGAGTGACGAGGTGAAGAGGAAGCAGTATGACACGTACGGGGTGGCAGGGTTCGACGCCAGCCAGGCGGGCGGTGGTGGACACCAGCAGTACTGGAGCGGACAGGCCAACAGCGTGGACCCAGAGGAACTGTTCCGCAAGATCTTTGGGGAGTTCTCCGGAAGCCGCGGCTTCGGCGACTTCAATGCCGTATTTGATCAGCCCCAGGAG tTTATCATGGAGCTGACGTTCACCCAAGCTGCCAAGGGGGTCAACAAAGAGATGGCGTTCAACACTGAGGCCAGCTGCCAGCGATGTGATGGCAAAGGGAGCGAGCCTGGCACCAAGGTTGTGCACTGCCACTACTGCAACGGCTCTGGCATG GAGACGGTGAACACTGGCCCCTTTGTGATGCGGTCGACATGCCGTCGGTGTAATGGGAAAGGCACTGTGATCTCCACCCCATGTAACTCCTGTCACGGGACCGGACAGACCAGACAGAAAAAGACAGTAATGGTCCCTGTCCCAGCAG GTGTTGAGGACGGTCAGACGGTCAGGATGCCTGTGGGGAAGAAGGAGGTGTTCATCACGTTCCGGGTCCAGAAGAGCCCAGTGTTCAGACGGGACGGAGCAGACATCCACTCTGACGTGCTGATCTCTGTGGCTCAGGCTGTACTGGGGGGCACGGCCCGGGCACAGGGCCTCTACGAGACAGTCAACCTCTCG ATCCCTGCTGGGGTCCAGACAGACCAGAGGATCCTCCTCTCTGGGAAGGGCATCGCACGGATCAGTGGCTATGGTTACGGAGATCACTACATCCACGTCAAAGTCCGAGTCCCCAA gatcctgacagacagacagaaagctcTGCTCATGAGCTACGCAGAGGATGAGACTGAAGTGGAGGGGACAGTCAATGGTGTCACAAGCACCACTGCAG GTGGGGGCAGCAGTGGTAAGCAGTCTGAGGCAGGGCAGGACAGGCAAGAGGAGGTAGGAGAGAGCAAGCAGGAGCGGGGCTTCTTCACCAAGTTAAAACAATTGTTTAGGTCCACCTGA
- the LOC129833857 gene encoding dnaJ homolog subfamily A member 3, mitochondrial-like isoform X2 has product MQVKWRHGHAQSPLSNSSRVMMASSAARCSTRWITVAVSSGHRPACCALAPSSNGGLRSLSTFGAQKIWSGSNAMRGGTGNALTLRGLSGVKSPHVICTLSFHTSAPASNKQDFYTVLEVPRTATQKEIKKAYYQMAKKYHPDTNKEDPKAKEKFAQLAEAYEVLSDEVKRKQYDTYGVAGFDASQAGGGGHQQYWSGQANSVDPEELFRKIFGEFSGSRGFGDFNAVFDQPQEFIMELTFTQAAKGVNKEMAFNTEASCQRCDGKGSEPGTKVVHCHYCNGSGMETVNTGPFVMRSTCRRCNGKGTVISTPCNSCHGTGQTRQKKTVMVPVPAGVEDGQTVRMPVGKKEVFITFRVQKSPVFRRDGADIHSDVLISVAQAVLGGTARAQGLYETVNLSIPAGVQTDQRILLSGKGIARISGYGYGDHYIHVKVRVPKILTDRQKALLMSYAEDETEVEGTVNGVTSTTAGGGSSGKQSEAGQDRQEEVGESKQERGFFTKLKQLFRST; this is encoded by the exons ATGCAAGTAAAGTGGCGTCACGGACATGCGCAGTCCCCGCTGAGTAACAGCAGTAGAGTAATGATGGCGTCCTCAGCGGCTCGCTGCTCCACACGTTGGATAACAGTTGCCGTGTCCTCCGGTCACCGTCCTGCTTGTTGTGCTCTGGCCCCTTCTTCTAATGGAGGCTTAAGAAGTCTGTCGACTTTTGGAGCACAGAAAATCTGGTCAGGAAGCAATGCAATGCGTGGGGGCACGGGGAATGCGTTGACATTGAGAGGGCTGTCAG GTGTTAAATCTCCCCATGTCATCTGCACGCTGTCCTTCCACACAAGTGCCCCAGCCTCCAACAAGCAGGACTTCTACACGGTGTTGGAGGTACCACGCACTGCCACCCAGAAAGAGATCAAGAAAGCATattaccag ATGGCTAAGAAGTATCACCCTGACACCAACAAGGAAGACCCTAAGGCCAAGGAGAAATTTGCTCAGCTGGCTGAGGCTTATGAG GTGCTGAGTGACGAGGTGAAGAGGAAGCAGTATGACACGTACGGGGTGGCAGGGTTCGACGCCAGCCAGGCGGGCGGTGGTGGACACCAGCAGTACTGGAGCGGACAGGCCAACAGCGTGGACCCAGAGGAACTGTTCCGCAAGATCTTTGGGGAGTTCTCCGGAAGCCGCGGCTTCGGCGACTTCAATGCCGTATTTGATCAGCCCCAGGAG tTTATCATGGAGCTGACGTTCACCCAAGCTGCCAAGGGGGTCAACAAAGAGATGGCGTTCAACACTGAGGCCAGCTGCCAGCGATGTGATGGCAAAGGGAGCGAGCCTGGCACCAAGGTTGTGCACTGCCACTACTGCAACGGCTCTGGCATG GAGACGGTGAACACTGGCCCCTTTGTGATGCGGTCGACATGCCGTCGGTGTAATGGGAAAGGCACTGTGATCTCCACCCCATGTAACTCCTGTCACGGGACCGGACAGACCAGACAGAAAAAGACAGTAATGGTCCCTGTCCCAGCAG GTGTTGAGGACGGTCAGACGGTCAGGATGCCTGTGGGGAAGAAGGAGGTGTTCATCACGTTCCGGGTCCAGAAGAGCCCAGTGTTCAGACGGGACGGAGCAGACATCCACTCTGACGTGCTGATCTCTGTGGCTCAGGCTGTACTGGGGGGCACGGCCCGGGCACAGGGCCTCTACGAGACAGTCAACCTCTCG ATCCCTGCTGGGGTCCAGACAGACCAGAGGATCCTCCTCTCTGGGAAGGGCATCGCACGGATCAGTGGCTATGGTTACGGAGATCACTACATCCACGTCAAAGTCCGAGTCCCCAA gatcctgacagacagacagaaagctcTGCTCATGAGCTACGCAGAGGATGAGACTGAAGTGGAGGGGACAGTCAATGGTGTCACAAGCACCACTGCAG GTGGGGGCAGCAGTGGTAAGCAGTCTGAGGCAGGGCAGGACAGGCAAGAGGAGGTAGGAGAGAGCAAGCAGGAGCGGGGCTTCTTCACCAAGTTAAAACAATTGTTTAGGTCCACCTGA
- the LOC129833857 gene encoding dnaJ homolog subfamily A member 3, mitochondrial-like isoform X3, translated as MMASSAARCSTRWITVAVSSGHRPACCALAPSSNGGLRSLSTFGAQKIWSGSNAMRGGTGNALTLRGLSVPGVKSPHVICTLSFHTSAPASNKQDFYTVLEVPRTATQKEIKKAYYQMAKKYHPDTNKEDPKAKEKFAQLAEAYEVLSDEVKRKQYDTYGVAGFDASQAGGGGHQQYWSGQANSVDPEELFRKIFGEFSGSRGFGDFNAVFDQPQEFIMELTFTQAAKGVNKEMAFNTEASCQRCDGKGSEPGTKVVHCHYCNGSGMETVNTGPFVMRSTCRRCNGKGTVISTPCNSCHGTGQTRQKKTVMVPVPAGVEDGQTVRMPVGKKEVFITFRVQKSPVFRRDGADIHSDVLISVAQAVLGGTARAQGLYETVNLSIPAGVQTDQRILLSGKGIARISGYGYGDHYIHVKVRVPKILTDRQKALLMSYAEDETEVEGTVNGVTSTTAGGGSSGKQSEAGQDRQEEVKGPLGTEASVRG; from the exons ATGATGGCGTCCTCAGCGGCTCGCTGCTCCACACGTTGGATAACAGTTGCCGTGTCCTCCGGTCACCGTCCTGCTTGTTGTGCTCTGGCCCCTTCTTCTAATGGAGGCTTAAGAAGTCTGTCGACTTTTGGAGCACAGAAAATCTGGTCAGGAAGCAATGCAATGCGTGGGGGCACGGGGAATGCGTTGACATTGAGAGGGCTGTCAG TTCCAGGTGTTAAATCTCCCCATGTCATCTGCACGCTGTCCTTCCACACAAGTGCCCCAGCCTCCAACAAGCAGGACTTCTACACGGTGTTGGAGGTACCACGCACTGCCACCCAGAAAGAGATCAAGAAAGCATattaccag ATGGCTAAGAAGTATCACCCTGACACCAACAAGGAAGACCCTAAGGCCAAGGAGAAATTTGCTCAGCTGGCTGAGGCTTATGAG GTGCTGAGTGACGAGGTGAAGAGGAAGCAGTATGACACGTACGGGGTGGCAGGGTTCGACGCCAGCCAGGCGGGCGGTGGTGGACACCAGCAGTACTGGAGCGGACAGGCCAACAGCGTGGACCCAGAGGAACTGTTCCGCAAGATCTTTGGGGAGTTCTCCGGAAGCCGCGGCTTCGGCGACTTCAATGCCGTATTTGATCAGCCCCAGGAG tTTATCATGGAGCTGACGTTCACCCAAGCTGCCAAGGGGGTCAACAAAGAGATGGCGTTCAACACTGAGGCCAGCTGCCAGCGATGTGATGGCAAAGGGAGCGAGCCTGGCACCAAGGTTGTGCACTGCCACTACTGCAACGGCTCTGGCATG GAGACGGTGAACACTGGCCCCTTTGTGATGCGGTCGACATGCCGTCGGTGTAATGGGAAAGGCACTGTGATCTCCACCCCATGTAACTCCTGTCACGGGACCGGACAGACCAGACAGAAAAAGACAGTAATGGTCCCTGTCCCAGCAG GTGTTGAGGACGGTCAGACGGTCAGGATGCCTGTGGGGAAGAAGGAGGTGTTCATCACGTTCCGGGTCCAGAAGAGCCCAGTGTTCAGACGGGACGGAGCAGACATCCACTCTGACGTGCTGATCTCTGTGGCTCAGGCTGTACTGGGGGGCACGGCCCGGGCACAGGGCCTCTACGAGACAGTCAACCTCTCG ATCCCTGCTGGGGTCCAGACAGACCAGAGGATCCTCCTCTCTGGGAAGGGCATCGCACGGATCAGTGGCTATGGTTACGGAGATCACTACATCCACGTCAAAGTCCGAGTCCCCAA gatcctgacagacagacagaaagctcTGCTCATGAGCTACGCAGAGGATGAGACTGAAGTGGAGGGGACAGTCAATGGTGTCACAAGCACCACTGCAG GTGGGGGCAGCAGTGGTAAGCAGTCTGAGGCAGGGCAGGACAGGCAAGAGGAG GTAAAAGGTCCACTGGGAACTGAGGCGAGTGTCCGAGGGTAG
- the LOC129833857 gene encoding dnaJ homolog subfamily A member 3, mitochondrial-like isoform X4: MMASSAARCSTRWITVAVSSGHRPACCALAPSSNGGLRSLSTFGAQKIWSGSNAMRGGTGNALTLRGLSVPGVKSPHVICTLSFHTSAPASNKQDFYTVLEVPRTATQKEIKKAYYQMAKKYHPDTNKEDPKAKEKFAQLAEAYEVLSDEVKRKQYDTYGVAGFDASQAGGGGHQQYWSGQANSVDPEELFRKIFGEFSGSRGFGDFNAVFDQPQEFIMELTFTQAAKGVNKEMAFNTEASCQRCDGKGSEPGTKVVHCHYCNGSGMETVNTGPFVMRSTCRRCNGKGTVISTPCNSCHGTGQTRQKKTVMVPVPAGVEDGQTVRMPVGKKEVFITFRVQKSPVFRRDGADIHSDVLISVAQAVLGGTARAQGLYETVNLSIPAGVQTDQRILLSGKGIARISGYGYGDHYIHVKVRVPKILTDRQKALLMSYAEDETEVEGTVNGVTSTTAGKRSTGN, translated from the exons ATGATGGCGTCCTCAGCGGCTCGCTGCTCCACACGTTGGATAACAGTTGCCGTGTCCTCCGGTCACCGTCCTGCTTGTTGTGCTCTGGCCCCTTCTTCTAATGGAGGCTTAAGAAGTCTGTCGACTTTTGGAGCACAGAAAATCTGGTCAGGAAGCAATGCAATGCGTGGGGGCACGGGGAATGCGTTGACATTGAGAGGGCTGTCAG TTCCAGGTGTTAAATCTCCCCATGTCATCTGCACGCTGTCCTTCCACACAAGTGCCCCAGCCTCCAACAAGCAGGACTTCTACACGGTGTTGGAGGTACCACGCACTGCCACCCAGAAAGAGATCAAGAAAGCATattaccag ATGGCTAAGAAGTATCACCCTGACACCAACAAGGAAGACCCTAAGGCCAAGGAGAAATTTGCTCAGCTGGCTGAGGCTTATGAG GTGCTGAGTGACGAGGTGAAGAGGAAGCAGTATGACACGTACGGGGTGGCAGGGTTCGACGCCAGCCAGGCGGGCGGTGGTGGACACCAGCAGTACTGGAGCGGACAGGCCAACAGCGTGGACCCAGAGGAACTGTTCCGCAAGATCTTTGGGGAGTTCTCCGGAAGCCGCGGCTTCGGCGACTTCAATGCCGTATTTGATCAGCCCCAGGAG tTTATCATGGAGCTGACGTTCACCCAAGCTGCCAAGGGGGTCAACAAAGAGATGGCGTTCAACACTGAGGCCAGCTGCCAGCGATGTGATGGCAAAGGGAGCGAGCCTGGCACCAAGGTTGTGCACTGCCACTACTGCAACGGCTCTGGCATG GAGACGGTGAACACTGGCCCCTTTGTGATGCGGTCGACATGCCGTCGGTGTAATGGGAAAGGCACTGTGATCTCCACCCCATGTAACTCCTGTCACGGGACCGGACAGACCAGACAGAAAAAGACAGTAATGGTCCCTGTCCCAGCAG GTGTTGAGGACGGTCAGACGGTCAGGATGCCTGTGGGGAAGAAGGAGGTGTTCATCACGTTCCGGGTCCAGAAGAGCCCAGTGTTCAGACGGGACGGAGCAGACATCCACTCTGACGTGCTGATCTCTGTGGCTCAGGCTGTACTGGGGGGCACGGCCCGGGCACAGGGCCTCTACGAGACAGTCAACCTCTCG ATCCCTGCTGGGGTCCAGACAGACCAGAGGATCCTCCTCTCTGGGAAGGGCATCGCACGGATCAGTGGCTATGGTTACGGAGATCACTACATCCACGTCAAAGTCCGAGTCCCCAA gatcctgacagacagacagaaagctcTGCTCATGAGCTACGCAGAGGATGAGACTGAAGTGGAGGGGACAGTCAATGGTGTCACAAGCACCACTGCAG GTAAAAGGTCCACTGGGAACTGA